The following nucleotide sequence is from Halorussus caseinilyticus.
ACGACGGAGGCGTCGAGCGAGAGTTGTACGTCGAGAGCCACGAGTACCGCGGCGGTGACTTCGACGTGTACACGACCGCCGACGACGAGTGGACCCACGAAGGCGAGTTCGAGACGAGCGAGGAAGCGTTCGCGCGGGCGCTGGACCTGTTGGACGAGAGGTCGCACCCGCGGGAGAGCGACGACGGGTCGTGACGCGCCGACGAACCTGCGAGCGGGTCAGTCGTCCGCGGACGTGGCCTTCGGTTCCCCGCGAACGTCGGCGTCGCGCCACGTCCCGCGTTTGAACCAGAGGACGGCGACGACGGCACCGACGACGTTCGAGACGAGGAACGCCATCCAGATGCCCTCCGGCCCGAAGCTCTGCGCGCCGACCCACGCGACCGGCAGGCGGACGACGCCGAGCATGAAGATGGAGATTGCCGCCGCGACCAGCGTCTTGCCAGCGCCGCGGAACCCGCCGGTGTAGGCTCGCATGACTCCGATGAACCCGAAGGAGGGTGCGACCCACCGCAGGAAGTTCGCGCCGATGTCGATGACCTCCGGGTCGTCGGTGAACACTGCGACGACGCCGTGTGCGCCGAGGAAGATAACGACGCCCATGGCGGCCAAGACGCCGAACATCACCTTCGCGGCGAAGTCGTTGGCGCTGGCCGCACGGTCCGGTTTGTCCGCGCCGATGTTCTGGCCCGACATGGTTTCGACGCCGCGGGCCACCGCGATGGCGGGCAGGAAGATGACCGAGAACACTCGAGTTCCGATGCCGAACGCCGCGACCACCGTGGTCGGGAACAGGCCGACCACGTACAACAGGAGGTTGACCGACAGCGCGCGGCCGGTCCCCTCGATGGAGGCCGGAATCCCGATTCCCAGCAACTTCTTGAAGAAGTCGAGGTCGGGCGTCATCTGCGAGAGGTGAATCTGGACGCCGCGGTTCCCCCGGAACATGATTCCGAGACCGACGACCATCGCCATCGCCCGCGAGAGGACGGTGGCGATTGCCGCACCCTCGATACCCATCGCGGGGAACGGACCCCAACCCATGATGAGGAACGGGTCTACCACGACGTTGAGGACGACCGTCCCGAGCATCACCAGCATCGGCGTCACCGTGTCGCCGTACCCCCGCATGAGCGAGATGAACACGAAGAAGCCGAACATGAAGGCGATGCCGAGCGAGATGACCTGCATGTACGCCTCCGCGCGCCAGAGAACGTCGGGCGAGGCCCCGAGGAACGCGAGGAAGTCCCCGACGAAGGTGTAGCCGACTGCACCCAACACCACCGACGCGAGGAGCGAGAAGGTGACAGTCTGGGACGCCGCGTACTCGGCTTGCTCCTCCTCGTCCGCACCGACGTGTTGAGCGACTAGAATCGACCCCGCGACGGACAGGCCCATCCCGAGCGAGATGAGCAGGAACACCATCGGAAACGCGAAACTGATGGCCGCCAATGCCTTCGTGCTGTACTGGCCGAGCCAGAACGTGTCGGCGAGGTTGTAGGCGGTCTGGAGCAGGTTCGTCACGACGATGGGTAGCGAGAGGTAGAACAGCGGCCACCCGATGCCGCCCTCGGTCAAATCGAGGTCCGACTGGTCTTTGAACGTGCCGCTCAGTCGCTCGCGGAGCGTCCCGACTTGCTCGCGCAGACTCACGCGAATTCGACCTCCCGGTCCACCCCGTCGGCCAGTAAGTCGCGCTCCACGTAGTCGGCTAGCGCCCGGCGCGCGTGGGCCAGTCCGCTGTCGGTCGAAATCGCGCGGGTGTGAGCGCCGTCGAAGACCGTGGCGACGAACTCCGCAGTCGCCTCCGGGTCGGCGTCGGCCCGGAAGACGCCCGACTCCACACCGTCGGCGACGACGGACCGGACGCACTCCCGAACGTGGTCGTCGAACTCGGTCAGACGCTCCCGAAACGCCTCGTCGTAGGGTGCTTGGGCTTTGATTTCCAGCATCGCGGTCCGGAAGTCCCGACGGGCCTCGTCGTCGGAGTCGTCCAACACCTCGTCCACCAGCGCCCCGAATCGGTCTAAGGGGTCGGCGTCGGAATCGGTCTCGAACCGGTCGGCGAACGACTCGAAGAGGTGGTCCAGAAACGCAAGCAGAAGGTCGTGTTTGGTGTCGTAGTGGTAGTGGAGCGACGACTTGCTCGCCTCGGACCGGTCGGCGATGTCCTGCATCGTCAACCCGGCGTACCCGCACTCGCAGAGCGCGCAGTAGGTCGCCTCTACGATGTCCTCCGTGGTTTCGTCGGCTTTGCTCGCAGTCACTACGAGAAACTAACTGACCGGTCAGTCAAAAGGGTTCGGGAGTCGGAACGCGAACGCCCACCGGTCCGGAACCGCTCCGCTATCGGAAACGTATCGATTTCTCTCGAATATATATACCTTGCTTCGAGACATGTATACAGTTCTC
It contains:
- a CDS encoding TetR/AcrR family transcriptional regulator, coding for MTASKADETTEDIVEATYCALCECGYAGLTMQDIADRSEASKSSLHYHYDTKHDLLLAFLDHLFESFADRFETDSDADPLDRFGALVDEVLDDSDDEARRDFRTAMLEIKAQAPYDEAFRERLTEFDDHVRECVRSVVADGVESGVFRADADPEATAEFVATVFDGAHTRAISTDSGLAHARRALADYVERDLLADGVDREVEFA
- a CDS encoding MATE family efflux transporter encodes the protein MSLREQVGTLRERLSGTFKDQSDLDLTEGGIGWPLFYLSLPIVVTNLLQTAYNLADTFWLGQYSTKALAAISFAFPMVFLLISLGMGLSVAGSILVAQHVGADEEEQAEYAASQTVTFSLLASVVLGAVGYTFVGDFLAFLGASPDVLWRAEAYMQVISLGIAFMFGFFVFISLMRGYGDTVTPMLVMLGTVVLNVVVDPFLIMGWGPFPAMGIEGAAIATVLSRAMAMVVGLGIMFRGNRGVQIHLSQMTPDLDFFKKLLGIGIPASIEGTGRALSVNLLLYVVGLFPTTVVAAFGIGTRVFSVIFLPAIAVARGVETMSGQNIGADKPDRAASANDFAAKVMFGVLAAMGVVIFLGAHGVVAVFTDDPEVIDIGANFLRWVAPSFGFIGVMRAYTGGFRGAGKTLVAAAISIFMLGVVRLPVAWVGAQSFGPEGIWMAFLVSNVVGAVVAVLWFKRGTWRDADVRGEPKATSADD